GTAGAAGCAGCTAGATCAGCTACTGGAGTTGACATTCCCGCCAAGATTGGTCCCCGCCGAGCTGGTGACCCCGATATTTTGATTGCTAATTCAGACAAAGCACGTGATGTGCTTGGCTGGGCCCCTAGGTATGATAATGTACAAGATATCATCAAAACAGCCTGGAATTGGCATAAAAACCATCCATCAGGATATAATGACAAGTAATATAATTCTATCAAGAGAAGTGATTCTAAACGTTATTTAGGAATTTCCTTGATAGTTTTTTTATTGTTTCGATATTATGATGAGTTTATTATAATTTAAAATTAATGATTGATTAATCTAGAGGGAAGTAATATACTTGTAAGTACGTAAAAAATTACAATTTAAAGATAAACGAGAAATAAATATGCAAATGTTATCTGAAATAGCTGGAAAAGGGACTTACATTATTAGAGAATTGACTGGTAGCCGACGCTTAACCAAGCGACTAGCAGAGATAGGGATTAAAGCGGGGAAAAGTATTGAAGTAATATCTCTGCCTGATCATACTTCAGGGTTGATTATCTATTTTCAAGGGCAGCGTTTAGCGGTGAGCAATGATATTGCTAGTCAAATTAGTGTAGCGCCAGTCAGCGAAATTACCATGGATCATTTTAAAACGTTATCCGATATGCCCATCAATAAACCAGGCGTGGTAGCCAAGATACTTGGTAGTAAAGCATTGCGTAAACGCTTGATGGATATGGGTATCACAAAAAATACCGTTGTTAAAGTTGACCGTGTGGCGCCTTTAGGGGACCCGATAGAGTTGGTAGTCAGAGGCTATAAATTAAGCTTAAGAAAAAGTGACGCACAACTAGTTGTATTAACAGAGATTTAGTCTATGAATAAACAATGTACAGTAGCCTTAGCAGGTAACCCAAACAGTGGGAAAACAACACTATTTAATTTATTAACAGGTTCGCATCAACACATTGGAAATTGGCCAGGCGTTACAGTTGAAAAAAGTCAGGTCGTTTAAAAAATAATCCCGACATCATTATTCAAGATTTACCTGGAACTTATTCCTTATCAGCATATAGTCCAGAGGAAGTAATCACTCGTAACTTTTTAATTAATGATAAACCTGAACAGATCATCAATGTGCTCGATGCAACAAATATTGAACGTAATCTTTATTTTAGTTTGCAATTAATGGAAACTGGTCTTCCAATTATTTTGGCTTTGAATATGTTGGATTTATTAGTAAAACAAAGACAATATCGAATTGATACCAAAAAATTATCTTATTTGCTGAATGTGCCGGTTGTAAGTATTAGTGCGTTAAAAAAGAAAAACATCAATCCTCTGACTAGACAGGTGATTGCTAACACTGATCAGCCAAAAACCTATCCACATGCAGTTTATGATAAGCGGTTGGAATCGGCATTATCCATGATTGAAGAACAGATTGCTAACATTATCGAAGCAGATCAGTTGCGATGGTATGCGATTAAGCTCTTTGAGCGTGATGAAGCAGTTGGACATCTAAAATTAATGGCACAGCAGCAAACTGAAATTGACAATATAATTGACACAGCAGAAAAATTATTTAATGACGACAGTGATAGCATAGTTGTTAATGCACGCTATGACTATATAGAACGTATCATAAACATGTGTGTAGTACGAACAAGTGATTTTTCAATGAGTATGAGTGATCGTGTTGATATGGTAGTCACTAACCGCATTCTTGCATTACCTATCTTTATATTTGTAATGTGGATTGTATATTTCTTATCGATCCAAACCATTGGAACAATAGGAAGTGATTGGGTGAATGATGTATTATTCGGGGACTTTATTCCAAATAGTGCCAATGCAATTTTAACGTATTTGCATGTTTCAGTGTGGTTGAAGAGTTTAATTATTGACGGTATTATTAATGGTATTGGGTCTGTGTTAGGTTTCTTACCACAAATTATGATGCTCTTTTTATGCTTAAGTATTCTAGAAGACTGTGGTTACATGGCACGAATTGCCTTTGTTATGGACCGTATCTTTCATCGTTTTAATCTTTCAGGGAAATCATTCATCCCCATGTTAATTTCAACGGGCTGTGGTGTACCAGGCATCATGTCGACACGAACGATTGAAAGTAAAAGTGATCGTCGTATGACAATTATGTTAACAACTTTTATGCCATGTTCAGCTAAGCTAACCGTTATTGCGCTGGTTAGCGGAACATTTTTTCCAGAAAATTCATGGGTAGCACCAACCTCTTATTTTATTAGTATTTTGACGGTTGTTGGCTCAGGTATTTTTTTGAAAAAAACAAAGCTTTTTTCAGAACCGCCAACGCCATTTGTAATGGAGCTGCCTGCTTATCATTTGCCTAGTATCGGTAACGTTAGCCACAGTGTGTGGATTAAAGCACATGCCTTTATCAAAAAAGCAGGGACTATCATTTTTGCGTCATGTGTTGCCATCTGGTTTTTGTCCAATTTTAATTTTCAATTTCAAATGGTCGAGCAAAACGACAGTATTTTAAGAGACATAGGTATGGTTATAGCACCTATTTTTGCACCATTAGGATTTGGTGACTGGCATGCAACCGTTGCAGTGATTGCTGGCCTAATTGCCAAGGAAAATTGTGTTAGCACATTAAACATTACTTTTGGTTCATCAAGCACTGCCTCATTTATGAGCACTTTAAGACAAACTTATTCCCCTATGGCGGGTTATTCGTTTCTTGTCTTTAACTTATTATGTGCACCTTGTTTTGCTGCCATCGGTGCTATGTATAAAGAATTTGGTGATGCACTGTGGACTTGGCGCGCGGTAATCTATCAAACTGTTGTGGCTTATATGTGTGCCCTCAGTATTTTTCAAGTGAGTGAAATCATTCAAGGTAATGTTTCGGTGTACTTTGTTACGTTATCGTTCATCGCTATTGGGTTGATGCTGTATGGTATTTTTATCAAACGTGAGCGCCCGCAACAACTAGAATTGTATTAGAAAGGTCAGTCAATATGTCAACATTTATCATAGCTGGTATCATTTTTATCTTGTTTGCATTGGTCATATATAATAAATTTTTTAAGAAAAATGCTAGTGGTGGTTGTCATGATTGTGTCGACATTGGTTGTCCGCTTGCCGATCAATCAAAAATGTTAAGGAATAAAAAAAGCAATCATTAAAACACGAAACCCCGATGAACTAACGCGTTCACCGGGGATTTTTTATTATGAGAGAATATTTGAGAGAAGAGAATAGTATATTCGGGAGAGAATATAAGTTTATTTATAGTCGCGGGGAGAACGCGACTTGGCTCCCTTTTGCCATGGGGTTTCGTGTTTCTGATGTGACGGTCATCAGTTATGCTGCTTATACTGCTCAATCCTCCAAGTTCAGATTTTATTATTTGATATATTTTAATTCAACTAGGCTTGTTGTTTGAGATAACTTGCTTTGTTGATGTTTATAATATAACGTTCTAAAATTAAATTCATGTAAATTGAAGATAAAGTGAACATTAAATGATTATTTCTCTGTTGAATCCCGCACAACGAGTTCGCCATCTAATACAGTACGTATAGTGTTAGATGGGTTGGCATCGCGTACAGTACAAAATAGTTCATAAATTTTTTTCCCAGTTTGGTAAAAATCATATTCAAAGCTAGTTAAGTTTGGCGTAACAGTCGTACTTAAATCGGATTTACCAAATCCAATATATCGGGCATTTTGTCCAGTTGCTAAACCAGCTTGAAGAGCACCGATTGTGATGCGATCAGTAGCACCGATAATTAAATCAAAATTTTGGGACTGCATCGCTTGTTGTGCGGCTACTTTTGCTTCTGCTATGCTGAACTTTGAATTAACGACAGTCACCTTGCTAGTGGACAGTTTTTTTCTAATATTTAGAAAACGATCATGACCAATGGCCCAATCCAGTGTTTCATCAATTTTTAACAGTAAAGTATTTTGAGGATGCAGCGATGCAGCAAATTCACCGACAACGGTTCCAGCTTGCAGATCGTTCATGACTACGCGATGAAAGTTAGGTTCTTCTTGTCCTTGGATAACTACGGGTGCGTCAAATTCAGTTAATGCGTTACGCAACTCGTCGTTTAAATTAGCTGTTAAAACAATCAAACCACTAACGTTTTGTGTACGTAATTTTTCAATAGCAGCGAGTTCACGTTTAGTCGATTGATAGGTATTGACGATCAAGAAAGTATCATTTTCGTTTGCATCATCTAGACCACGTAGCATTTCAACTTGGGCGGATGAATCGAGCCTAGGCACAATCACACCTATCGTGTGATTGACTTTCTGTTTTAAACTTTGCGCAAAGGTATTGGGCTGGTAATTATTTTCGGTAACAACTTTATTTATTTTTTCACGGGTTTTAGCACTGACCGGTCCGCCATTCAAATAGCGGGAGACAGTACTTTTTGCCACTTGAGCCATATTAGCAATATCAGTTATTGTCAATTTTTTTTCCATAGACACATATTACCATGAACCCAATGAAAGCGTTGTCATTAACTTGTAATATTTAGCTTAAAAAGGAGGTTGCAATTATTTTTGAAAGCGGTTACAATGAGTCTATAAAGAAATGGAAACGGTTCCAAAAAACTTAAAGAAATTTAGAGGAGCAGCAAAATGGATCATAATAAAGTAGCAAAGCGTATTGCCGATGCTGTCGGCAAGGATAATATTGTAGCCGCTGCACACTGTGCTACGCGTTTACGGTTGGTGATTAAAGATGTTAAAAAGATCGATCAGGATGCCTTAGACAACGATTCCGATCTTAAAGGAACATTTAACGCTAACGGACAATATCAAATTATTGTTGGACCAGGCGATGTTAATGGTGTTTATGATGAATTTGTTAAAATTACCGGTGTTGAGCAAGCTTCAACTGCCGATTTGAAAAAAATTGCAGCACAATCAGGGAAAAGCAATCCTTTGATGGATTTGGTTAAAGTATTGTCAGACATATTTGTTCCTTTGATTCCAGCTCTGGTTGCCGGCGGTCTATTAATGGCATTGAATAACATTCTAACGGGTGAGGGAATGTTTGGCGCTAAATCTTTGGTTGAAATGTTTCCGCAAATCACAGGTTTAGCAGAAATGATCAATCTGATGGCCTCTGCACCGTTTGCATTTTTGCCAATTTTGATAGGCATTACAGCAACAAGACGCTTTGGAGGGAACGAAATTCTCGGAGCAGCTGCTGGTATGATGTTAGTTATGCCTAGTTTAGTCAACGGATATAATGTTGCCGAAGCGGTTGCCACTGGGAAGATGCCAACATGGGACTTGTTTGGTTTGTCAGTTGCGCAAGCTGGTTATCAAGGTCAAGTGTTACCGGTGATCGGTGTGGCATTCATCTTAGCTAACTTGGAAAAGTTTTTCCATAAGCACTTGAAAGGTGCTATTGACTTTACGTTTACACCGATGTTGTCTATCATATTAACTGGGTTTATCACATTTATTGTTGTGGGTCCGGTATTACGAATCGTCTCTAATGGTATCACTGATAGCTTGACATGGTTGGTTACGACGTTTGGCTTTATTGGTTACGGGGTCTTTGGTACATTCTACTCTGCCATTGTTATTACTGGTTTACATCAGAGTTTTCCGGCAATCGAAACACAGTTGTTGGCAGATGTTGCTAAAACAGGTGGTGATTTCATTTTCCCTATTGCCGCTGCATCTAACGTGGCGCAAGGAGCTGCAACATTTGCTATTTATTTCTTAAGCAAAGGGGATGAAAAAGTACGGGCATTGGCTTCATCATCAGGTGCTTCAGCAATGCTGGGTATTACTGAACCAGCAATGTTTGGTGTGAATTTAAAGTATAAATTTCCATTTTTCATCGCTTTGGGATCAGCAGGAATTTCTAGCTTAGTAATGGGATTGTTTCAAGTAATGTCATCGTCGCTGGGACCAGCTGGTATAATTGGCTTTATTGCTATCCCAGCTAACAAATGGGTAGGATTCTTCATTGCTATTGCGTTATCATTCGTGATTGCTTTTACAGCAACCTTAGCTTACGGTCGTTCACACATGCCAGCTTCTAAGTCAGATAATAAACCAGTAAATCCAGCAGTTACTGAACATGAAGCAGGTTTTGAGGTCGATGCACCTGTTTCAGGTCATTTAATGCAGTTAGCCGATGTCCAAGATAATGTTTTCTCAACTGGAATGATGGGCAAGGGTGTAGCAATCGAACCGAGTGATGGTACGATTTACGCGCCGGCAGATGGTAAAATTACAGTAGCTTATCAAACAAAACATGCCTATGGATTAACGACGGATGATGGTGTTGAGATATTAGTTCATATTGGCTTAGATACGGTTAATCTTGAAGGTAAGGGATTTGAAAGTTTTGTAACACAAGGACAAAAAGTTAAAAAAGGTGATAAATTAGGTACCTTTGATACGAATACCATTAAAAAAGCTGGATATCCTGTTACAACTATGGTCATTATCACGAACACAAAAGCATTTAATGACGTTGTGGTAGATAAAACTTTCGATAATGATATACAAGCAGGCCATCAGATTATAACGGCCATACCAAAGGCTAGTGATTCAGCTGTTGGTGCGCCAGCATAAATACAAAAAAGGGGAAAACGTATTTATCAAGAATACGCAACTAAAATAATTCATGCTTATTAAAGATGACATCAATCACTTTGAAAAATATCATTTATATCCAACACAAGGATTATTGAATGATCCAAATGGACTTATATATTTTAAAGGACAATATCATGTGTTTTTCCAATGGAATCCACATGCTTGTAACCACAAATATAAGGAGTGGGGACATTTTGTTTCAAACGACTTGAAAACATGGACTCGTCTGGAAACAGCTTTAAAGCCTTCTCTTCCAGGCATGGACTCAGCTGGAATATATTCTGGTACAGCATTTGTTAAAGATGATAAGTTGTATGTCTTCTATACAGGGAATGTTCGCGATGAATCTGGCCGAAGTGTGGCGTCTCATCAAATGTGGGCCGTTAGTGAGGATGGAATTCACTTTGAAAAACTTGGTGAACTATTCCCTCATCCAGAAGGTTTTACAAAAGATGTCAGAGATCCTAAAGTTTGGCAGGGAAAGAACGGGCGATACTATTTGATGGTAGGTGCACGTTCGAATGCAAATATAGGTGACATTCTTATTTATGAATCAGAAAACTTTAGTCAGTGGCAGTTACATGGCTCGTTAATTGAAGGTGAATTAACTGATATTCGTGGCTATATGATTGAATGTCCAGATTTAATTGAGATAGATGGTAAGCAAATTTTAATGTTTTCACCGCAAGGATTATCCGCGGATGAAGAGAAC
The Leuconostoc suionicum genome window above contains:
- a CDS encoding LacI family DNA-binding transcriptional regulator — protein: MEKKLTITDIANMAQVAKSTVSRYLNGGPVSAKTREKINKVVTENNYQPNTFAQSLKQKVNHTIGVIVPRLDSSAQVEMLRGLDDANENDTFLIVNTYQSTKRELAAIEKLRTQNVSGLIVLTANLNDELRNALTEFDAPVVIQGQEEPNFHRVVMNDLQAGTVVGEFAASLHPQNTLLLKIDETLDWAIGHDRFLNIRKKLSTSKVTVVNSKFSIAEAKVAAQQAMQSQNFDLIIGATDRITIGALQAGLATGQNARYIGFGKSDLSTTVTPNLTSFEYDFYQTGKKIYELFCTVRDANPSNTIRTVLDGELVVRDSTEK
- a CDS encoding glycoside hydrolase family 32 protein; protein product: MLIKDDINHFEKYHLYPTQGLLNDPNGLIYFKGQYHVFFQWNPHACNHKYKEWGHFVSNDLKTWTRLETALKPSLPGMDSAGIYSGTAFVKDDKLYVFYTGNVRDESGRSVASHQMWAVSEDGIHFEKLGELFPHPEGFTKDVRDPKVWQGKNGRYYLMVGARSNANIGDILIYESENFSQWQLHGSLIEGELTDIRGYMIECPDLIEIDGKQILMFSPQGLSADEENHRYQNIHNTGYVVGTFDEETLHFKPETEFKEVDKGFEFYAPQTMHTNEGRKIMWGWAGMMTPEREASIPTIASNNWVHVLTIPRVLHVTPDNILTQTPIPEILHTKSLTNFGAVEVGQYTIDSHDNWTLSFGENMTLVRNKNQLVLSRRQWENGEIEKRQVVGDINHALLIVDTDIIEVFTNNNQSVMTARYF
- a CDS encoding ferrous iron transport protein A produces the protein MQMLSEIAGKGTYIIRELTGSRRLTKRLAEIGIKAGKSIEVISLPDHTSGLIIYFQGQRLAVSNDIASQISVAPVSEITMDHFKTLSDMPINKPGVVAKILGSKALRKRLMDMGITKNTVVKVDRVAPLGDPIELVVRGYKLSLRKSDAQLVVLTEI
- a CDS encoding sucrose-specific PTS transporter subunit IIBC — its product is MDHNKVAKRIADAVGKDNIVAAAHCATRLRLVIKDVKKIDQDALDNDSDLKGTFNANGQYQIIVGPGDVNGVYDEFVKITGVEQASTADLKKIAAQSGKSNPLMDLVKVLSDIFVPLIPALVAGGLLMALNNILTGEGMFGAKSLVEMFPQITGLAEMINLMASAPFAFLPILIGITATRRFGGNEILGAAAGMMLVMPSLVNGYNVAEAVATGKMPTWDLFGLSVAQAGYQGQVLPVIGVAFILANLEKFFHKHLKGAIDFTFTPMLSIILTGFITFIVVGPVLRIVSNGITDSLTWLVTTFGFIGYGVFGTFYSAIVITGLHQSFPAIETQLLADVAKTGGDFIFPIAAASNVAQGAATFAIYFLSKGDEKVRALASSSGASAMLGITEPAMFGVNLKYKFPFFIALGSAGISSLVMGLFQVMSSSLGPAGIIGFIAIPANKWVGFFIAIALSFVIAFTATLAYGRSHMPASKSDNKPVNPAVTEHEAGFEVDAPVSGHLMQLADVQDNVFSTGMMGKGVAIEPSDGTIYAPADGKITVAYQTKHAYGLTTDDGVEILVHIGLDTVNLEGKGFESFVTQGQKVKKGDKLGTFDTNTIKKAGYPVTTMVIITNTKAFNDVVVDKTFDNDIQAGHQIITAIPKASDSAVGAPA